One window of Treponema denticola genomic DNA carries:
- a CDS encoding CheR family methyltransferase, translating into MEEMKELKVNTGVGIGDADSLHEQMIVVDFKMVTFSLAGKDYAIDIMRVKEIAKAGNFTYVPNTSPFVLGVYNLRGDIIPIIDLRIFFNIPVPARKKNQPESMVIINVQDQTFGVVVDFIDKVVGVSSSTIQPPHPIFGDINIKYIHGVVENGGHLYILLDVDKIFASRQQKEEVKEDLSTVTASVIKEPVKLQAGQSSENLDIKFIGDTLSAMGKFYISAVNENWVKDRYLEWKDIRPSGSLQIQSEKDAGEFLSSFLSPFTKSFWSEAYINAYYKILPENTSSVINVWCIGCGQGYEAYSLAVLLKMRYPRAHIKIYANDSDLLAISNAPMLSVPDDIASGVYEPYITKTASGNLTFSKEIKDMILFEYHDCTHQNAVPDVDIIIARDVLSFLNPNVQRTMIEEFREKLKDSGLIILGHNEAMPKQDGWLRNSAGDIVIFTKE; encoded by the coding sequence ATGGAAGAAATGAAAGAACTAAAGGTAAATACGGGCGTAGGCATCGGAGATGCGGATTCTCTGCATGAGCAGATGATTGTTGTAGATTTTAAGATGGTAACATTTTCTCTTGCCGGTAAGGATTATGCAATAGATATTATGCGTGTTAAGGAAATAGCAAAGGCCGGAAATTTTACCTATGTGCCAAATACATCTCCCTTTGTTTTGGGAGTATACAACCTCCGCGGCGATATTATTCCGATAATTGATTTGCGTATTTTCTTTAATATTCCGGTACCGGCCCGCAAAAAAAATCAGCCTGAAAGCATGGTTATCATAAATGTGCAGGATCAGACCTTCGGTGTTGTAGTTGATTTTATTGATAAGGTAGTGGGTGTATCCAGCAGTACAATTCAGCCCCCGCATCCTATCTTCGGTGATATAAATATTAAGTATATTCACGGTGTTGTAGAAAACGGAGGTCACCTGTATATTCTTCTTGATGTAGATAAGATATTTGCTTCGCGTCAACAAAAAGAAGAAGTTAAGGAAGATTTGTCTACTGTTACAGCAAGTGTAATAAAGGAGCCTGTAAAGCTTCAAGCCGGCCAATCTTCGGAAAATTTGGATATAAAATTTATAGGCGATACATTATCCGCTATGGGTAAATTCTATATTTCTGCCGTTAATGAAAATTGGGTTAAAGATAGGTATTTAGAGTGGAAGGATATTCGTCCTTCGGGAAGTTTGCAAATTCAATCCGAAAAAGACGCCGGAGAATTTTTATCGTCTTTCTTGTCTCCTTTTACAAAGAGTTTTTGGAGTGAGGCCTATATAAATGCTTATTATAAAATACTTCCGGAGAATACTTCTTCCGTAATTAATGTTTGGTGTATAGGATGCGGCCAAGGATATGAAGCATACAGTCTTGCTGTTCTATTAAAGATGCGTTATCCTCGTGCTCATATAAAGATTTATGCAAATGATTCGGATTTGTTGGCTATTTCGAATGCTCCTATGCTTTCGGTTCCAGATGATATTGCTTCCGGTGTTTATGAGCCCTATATTACGAAGACTGCTTCAGGAAATTTGACCTTTTCAAAAGAGATAAAGGATATGATTCTTTTTGAGTACCATGATTGTACTCATCAAAATGCCGTTCCCGATGTAGATATAATTATTGCAAGGGATGTGCTTTCTTTCTTAAATCCCAATGTTCAGAGAACAATGATAGAAGAATTTAGGGAAAAACTGAAGGATTCCGGACTTATAATTCTGGGACATAATGAGGCAATGCCTAAGCAGGACGGCTGGCTGAGAAATAGTGCCGGTGATATTGTAATTTTTACAAAAGAATAA
- a CDS encoding chemotaxis protein CheX: MRVEYINPFSEAAYNILSQVLSEDIKRGDLYLKSTCMPVMGVAAIVGLAGDVEGRVIFDMTLDTALKIASAMNNEELSEFDELARATITELANLITAQAVTKLHDLGFKFDLTPPALFTGDNMKISNNDIEALIVPMTAPQGKVEINVAIRDRV; encoded by the coding sequence ATGCGTGTAGAGTATATTAATCCGTTTAGCGAAGCTGCTTACAATATCCTGTCACAAGTTTTAAGTGAGGATATAAAGCGCGGTGACTTGTACCTAAAATCGACTTGTATGCCGGTTATGGGTGTTGCAGCTATTGTAGGTCTTGCCGGGGATGTTGAGGGCCGGGTTATATTCGATATGACCTTGGACACAGCTTTAAAGATTGCCTCTGCAATGAATAACGAGGAATTGTCGGAATTTGATGAGCTTGCTCGTGCAACGATTACGGAATTGGCTAATCTTATTACGGCACAAGCTGTAACAAAGCTTCATGACTTGGGGTTTAAGTTTGACTTAACTCCTCCGGCTCTTTTTACGGGCGATAACATGAAGATATCCAATAACGACATTGAGGCATTAATCGTTCCGATGACTGCTCCTCAGGGTAAAGTAGAAATCAACGTCGCAATTCGTGACCGAGTATAA
- a CDS encoding response regulator — protein MISKQDFPNINERAPEGKKPDGTPYKILVVDDSIFVTKQIGQILNSEGYEVVATAVDGFEGVEKYKELCPNVDLVTMDITMPKMDGLTALEQIMAFDKNAKVVMISALGKEELVKKALLLGAKNYIVKPLDRKKVLERVAGVLGIS, from the coding sequence ATGATATCGAAACAAGATTTTCCGAATATTAACGAGAGAGCCCCTGAAGGCAAAAAACCGGATGGAACGCCTTACAAGATTTTGGTTGTTGATGATTCCATATTTGTTACAAAGCAAATCGGACAGATATTGAATAGTGAAGGTTATGAGGTTGTTGCTACCGCTGTTGACGGATTTGAGGGCGTTGAGAAATATAAAGAATTATGTCCCAATGTTGACCTTGTAACGATGGATATTACGATGCCTAAAATGGATGGTCTGACTGCTTTGGAGCAGATAATGGCATTCGATAAAAACGCCAAGGTAGTTATGATAAGTGCTCTGGGAAAAGAAGAGCTTGTAAAAAAAGCTCTTTTGCTTGGAGCCAAGAACTATATCGTAAAGCCGCTTGACCGCAAAAAAGTTTTGGAGCGTGTTGCCGGTGTTCTAGGTATTTCCTAG
- a CDS encoding helix-turn-helix domain-containing protein, translated as MKVLVFDRKIETLAFLCEKLENHGITTIAAENGSKFICNYLNPELDAIIVATKELAHYSLNEARLIKKIYKDITICTYFHEDCYNIKNINIVSSSGIPESIKGNEKILKIILSKCKRRPDLNKDYIYSLPKKSGILLKHLILNRQKGLSDEDISTIFWGEKIPSKQNSIYNHVYNLKKSLKKSFSNRYTILKANKRYRLIKLKKEA; from the coding sequence ATGAAAGTGTTGGTTTTTGATAGAAAAATAGAAACGCTCGCCTTTTTGTGTGAAAAACTGGAAAATCATGGAATTACAACTATTGCTGCGGAAAACGGCAGTAAATTTATATGTAATTACTTGAATCCGGAATTGGATGCTATCATTGTAGCAACAAAAGAATTAGCCCATTATAGTTTGAATGAGGCTCGATTGATAAAAAAGATATACAAGGATATTACAATTTGTACTTATTTTCATGAAGATTGCTATAATATAAAAAATATCAATATAGTGAGCTCTTCAGGAATACCTGAAAGCATAAAAGGAAATGAAAAAATCCTCAAAATAATTCTTTCAAAATGTAAAAGAAGACCGGATCTTAATAAGGACTATATTTACAGCCTGCCCAAAAAATCCGGAATCTTGCTAAAACACTTAATTCTAAACAGACAAAAAGGATTAAGTGATGAAGATATAAGCACAATTTTTTGGGGAGAAAAAATTCCTTCAAAACAAAACAGCATCTATAATCATGTTTACAACTTAAAAAAATCTCTCAAAAAAAGTTTTAGCAATAGATATACTATTTTAAAAGCAAACAAGCGTTACAGGCTTATAAAACTAAAAAAAGAGGCTTAA
- a CDS encoding AAA family ATPase yields the protein MFLKSLEIFGFKSFPDRVKIEFADGITALLGPNGCGKSNVVDAVKWVLGEQSSRTLRADKMEDVIFNGTEKRNQLNIAEVTLTISNEKGLLSLDLSEIAIKRRLYRSGESEYFINNQPAKLREIRELFWDTGVGKAAYSVMEQGKIDQILSSKPEERRYLFEEAAGITKFKVKRQDAERKLEKTQENMKQIEAALAEVRRSYDTLKIQSEQTIKYRELKDAVFEHERDIQLLRLKSFVDGLAAKKQSLKEASEKRDSIQEQIDGIHGLLSENMDIVNGMEEKLNAYRTKVLNLAIEQKGKQEQVQIYNKRRSELKLKLNQLEAKTSSTKENIESLEDDISEKNADVFEFKKQVSAIEKNAEDFEKNIDLASHKITSNKEEVKRLEDDIKRLDDMRGDMELELKSITEDIVTELDKNLRSAGYSSANRLEAEKDLDGALNRLKVLITGKKAIFSDFASIENHSADDVKKFAEDSVQSFSSLLSISDEIQNALEKYKKSSAGFIDEFLAPEGIITKKRAVDAAILENRQSIENNRTKIAALIEENNELSVKINDYRKTLEDLRVNRAKVDAQAKNAEDQVKLLERQLSSEKKILHDLENEFFTEEKQLKQAEEDISELEGEINSLEYEGRKISAELEKLENEISIKNSDLASKRGKVDKLTAELSKANSLLEKFHLDLAGIEADIRNTKENFREKHSRELMEFEERMFTLTSSVSELRDSLSSIKQKLDSLGRVNFMAPEEFESVKERYEFLTKHISDLDKARADLQRITDEITAESTELFLDTYNKIKKNFHNMFRRLFGGGRAEIRLTDPKNVLESGIEIFAQPPGKKLENISLLSGGEKSMTAVALLFATYMVKPSPFCLLDEIDAALDEQNVTRFVTTLREFANVSQYIVITHNKKTVLGANAMLGVTMEESGVSKVIAIRLDNESDLESKTMDLVDEPFVEEDVEPEEGVYIPPHPPKRIKTVNDEEEISENDDRPQE from the coding sequence ATGTTTCTTAAAAGTCTTGAAATTTTCGGATTTAAGTCCTTTCCCGATAGAGTAAAAATTGAATTTGCAGATGGTATAACAGCCCTCCTAGGTCCCAACGGCTGCGGGAAAAGTAACGTAGTGGATGCCGTAAAGTGGGTGTTGGGAGAGCAGTCGTCCCGTACTTTACGGGCCGACAAAATGGAAGACGTTATTTTTAACGGTACCGAAAAGAGAAATCAGCTTAATATTGCAGAAGTAACTTTGACTATAAGCAATGAAAAGGGCCTTTTGAGTTTAGATTTAAGCGAAATAGCCATAAAGAGGCGGCTTTATCGATCCGGGGAAAGCGAATATTTTATCAATAACCAGCCGGCAAAACTGCGTGAAATTAGAGAGCTTTTTTGGGACACAGGTGTCGGAAAGGCTGCATATTCCGTTATGGAGCAGGGAAAAATCGACCAGATTCTTTCAAGTAAACCTGAAGAAAGGCGTTATCTTTTTGAAGAAGCGGCCGGTATAACGAAATTTAAGGTAAAAAGGCAGGATGCGGAAAGAAAGCTGGAAAAAACTCAAGAAAATATGAAACAGATTGAAGCTGCTTTGGCCGAAGTCCGCAGATCTTATGATACCTTAAAAATTCAGTCTGAACAAACGATTAAATACCGTGAGTTAAAAGATGCAGTTTTTGAACATGAAAGGGATATTCAGCTTTTACGCTTAAAAAGTTTTGTAGACGGCCTTGCTGCAAAAAAACAAAGCTTAAAAGAAGCCTCCGAAAAAAGAGATTCCATACAGGAGCAAATTGACGGTATTCACGGACTTCTTTCCGAAAATATGGATATTGTAAATGGAATGGAAGAGAAGCTTAATGCTTACCGGACAAAGGTTCTAAACCTAGCCATAGAACAAAAAGGTAAGCAGGAGCAGGTTCAAATTTACAATAAACGCCGTTCCGAGCTTAAGCTAAAGCTTAACCAGCTGGAGGCTAAGACCTCTTCAACCAAGGAAAATATTGAAAGCCTTGAGGATGATATTTCAGAAAAAAATGCCGATGTTTTTGAGTTTAAAAAACAGGTTTCTGCAATAGAAAAAAATGCCGAAGACTTTGAAAAAAACATAGACTTGGCAAGCCATAAGATTACTTCAAATAAGGAAGAAGTAAAAAGACTTGAAGACGATATAAAAAGGCTTGACGATATGAGAGGAGATATGGAGCTTGAATTAAAGTCCATAACCGAAGATATCGTTACCGAACTTGATAAAAATTTAAGATCGGCAGGTTATTCCTCGGCAAATCGCTTGGAAGCCGAAAAAGACTTGGATGGGGCTTTAAACCGGTTAAAGGTTTTAATTACGGGAAAAAAAGCTATATTTTCCGACTTTGCCTCGATAGAAAATCACTCTGCAGATGATGTAAAAAAATTCGCAGAAGATTCCGTTCAAAGTTTTTCTTCACTTTTATCCATAAGCGATGAAATTCAAAATGCTCTTGAAAAATATAAAAAATCTTCGGCCGGCTTTATTGACGAGTTTTTGGCTCCTGAAGGTATTATTACCAAAAAAAGAGCCGTTGATGCCGCTATCTTGGAAAACAGGCAATCTATCGAAAATAACCGTACTAAAATTGCCGCTCTGATAGAAGAAAACAACGAGCTTTCAGTCAAGATAAACGACTATCGCAAAACCCTTGAAGACTTGCGTGTAAACAGGGCAAAGGTAGATGCTCAGGCAAAAAATGCCGAAGATCAGGTTAAGCTTTTAGAGCGGCAGCTTTCTTCAGAGAAAAAAATACTTCATGACCTTGAAAACGAATTTTTTACCGAAGAAAAACAATTAAAGCAAGCGGAAGAAGATATTTCGGAACTTGAAGGCGAGATAAATTCTTTGGAATATGAGGGAAGAAAGATAAGTGCCGAGCTTGAAAAACTTGAAAATGAAATTTCGATAAAAAACTCCGACCTTGCCAGTAAGAGGGGAAAGGTTGATAAGCTTACCGCAGAGCTTTCAAAGGCCAACTCTCTTTTGGAAAAATTCCATTTGGATCTAGCAGGGATTGAAGCCGACATACGTAACACAAAAGAAAATTTTAGAGAAAAACATTCCAGAGAGCTTATGGAATTTGAAGAGAGGATGTTTACTCTGACCTCGTCCGTAAGTGAACTTAGGGACAGTCTTTCTTCGATTAAGCAAAAGCTTGATTCTTTGGGACGGGTAAACTTTATGGCTCCCGAAGAATTTGAAAGCGTTAAAGAACGCTATGAATTTTTAACTAAACATATAAGCGATCTTGATAAGGCCCGTGCAGATTTGCAGAGGATTACGGACGAGATTACGGCCGAATCCACCGAGCTTTTTTTGGACACCTATAATAAAATTAAAAAGAATTTTCATAATATGTTTAGGAGACTTTTTGGAGGAGGAAGGGCAGAAATACGCTTAACCGATCCGAAAAATGTGCTTGAATCGGGAATTGAAATTTTTGCACAGCCCCCCGGAAAAAAACTTGAAAATATCAGTCTATTATCGGGCGGAGAAAAATCCATGACGGCGGTAGCTCTTTTATTTGCAACCTATATGGTAAAGCCTTCTCCGTTCTGTCTTCTCGACGAAATTGACGCCGCCCTTGATGAGCAAAATGTTACCCGCTTTGTTACTACTCTTCGTGAATTTGCAAATGTAAGCCAGTACATTGTTATCACTCATAATAAAAAGACCGTTTTGGGTGCAAATGCCATGCTGGGCGTTACCATGGAAGAATCGGGTGTTTCAAAGGTTATAGCCATAAGGCTGGATAATGAATCGGATCTGGAATCAAAAACTATGGACTTGGTCGATGAGCCCTTTGTAGAAGAAGATGTTGAGCCTGAGGAAGGAGTTTATATTCCGCCTCATCCGCCTAAAAGGATAAAAACCGTAAATGATGAGGAGGAAATTTCAGAAAACGATGATAGACCTCAAGAATAA
- the bamD gene encoding outer membrane protein assembly factor BamD, which produces MKLSIRFILMLFLIFIFLNSCASTKKTAGESLVEDKKTEDIAVNEPKPETGEESDTKTPKDSENVKDSEKIITMKVPEAKSVESVSDPKPVADKPALELIVDTEDENETAPSNNETVLSNETKLDLPSVIKPAPLEQPEEKKPQDSAPLTSHQSVTNKSDKKQIIKPADDPNKITKPEIKKESSEKPVISSDKAPTAAETKPSIPEVSGISNEDNSNTDNLDKNLVNEEKIKDSEPARVFSEFPSTEPDDSKEEKASRSVKLYTGQRLEVVYPGEGWVYLGESTAQKGIKYQQRKLQSGTSIFHFGTVNEGTYILNFSYFDVFSDNFISDSIAVHVEKAKTKLSDIVKAPDYKGTINTQKENKPDLKKENKYGEDKGKVKADTSSSNTLDRVSAGTPLKAESSTKKNENSKVYDSPDILTVTEKPESKTAGKDLKSASEMLDMIKGYISEGNAANALNSAEDFFKNYSVSLDEALFLRGQAYELNGPNKNVKKALEAYQTLTKAYPESKFWDKADARIRYIKKFYIDIK; this is translated from the coding sequence ATGAAATTGTCAATACGTTTTATATTAATGTTATTTTTGATTTTTATCTTTTTGAATTCCTGTGCAAGTACCAAAAAAACTGCAGGCGAAAGTCTAGTCGAAGATAAAAAAACTGAGGATATTGCGGTCAATGAACCCAAACCTGAAACCGGTGAGGAATCCGATACTAAGACTCCCAAGGATTCTGAAAATGTTAAGGATTCCGAAAAGATTATAACCATGAAAGTACCTGAAGCCAAATCGGTAGAATCCGTTTCCGATCCTAAGCCTGTTGCCGATAAACCGGCATTGGAGCTTATAGTTGATACGGAGGATGAAAATGAGACTGCCCCGTCAAATAATGAAACTGTCCTATCGAATGAGACAAAACTAGATTTACCTTCTGTAATTAAACCTGCTCCTTTAGAACAGCCTGAAGAAAAAAAACCTCAGGATTCGGCGCCTTTAACATCTCATCAGTCCGTCACAAACAAGTCTGATAAAAAACAAATAATAAAGCCGGCTGATGATCCTAATAAGATTACTAAGCCTGAAATTAAAAAGGAATCTTCAGAAAAACCCGTAATAAGTTCCGATAAAGCTCCTACAGCTGCAGAAACAAAACCTTCTATTCCGGAAGTTTCCGGCATATCCAATGAAGATAATTCCAATACGGATAATTTAGATAAAAACCTTGTGAACGAAGAAAAAATTAAGGATAGTGAGCCTGCCCGCGTTTTTTCGGAATTTCCAAGTACCGAACCTGATGACTCAAAAGAAGAAAAAGCTTCCCGTTCTGTAAAGCTTTATACGGGGCAGAGGCTTGAAGTTGTATACCCCGGAGAGGGTTGGGTATACTTAGGTGAGTCCACTGCACAAAAAGGCATAAAGTATCAACAAAGAAAACTTCAAAGCGGTACATCTATTTTTCATTTTGGTACGGTAAATGAAGGCACATATATTCTTAACTTTTCATACTTTGATGTTTTTTCTGATAATTTTATTTCGGATTCTATTGCCGTTCATGTCGAAAAAGCAAAAACAAAACTGAGCGATATAGTTAAAGCACCCGATTATAAGGGGACTATAAACACTCAGAAGGAAAATAAGCCGGATTTAAAAAAGGAAAATAAATATGGTGAGGATAAAGGAAAGGTTAAGGCTGATACATCTTCATCTAACACATTAGATAGAGTTTCAGCCGGAACACCTTTAAAGGCTGAGTCTTCTACTAAAAAAAATGAGAATTCCAAGGTTTATGATTCCCCTGATATTTTAACCGTAACCGAAAAACCTGAATCAAAAACAGCCGGAAAAGATTTAAAATCGGCTTCAGAGATGCTGGATATGATAAAGGGCTATATTTCGGAAGGAAATGCAGCAAATGCTCTAAATTCGGCAGAGGATTTTTTTAAAAATTACTCGGTAAGTTTGGATGAAGCCTTATTTTTACGCGGTCAAGCATATGAGTTAAACGGACCGAATAAAAACGTAAAAAAAGCCTTGGAAGCCTATCAAACCTTGACTAAAGCCTATCCTGAAAGCAAATTTTGGGATAAAGCAGATGCAAGAATAAGGTACATTAAAAAATTCTATATCGATATAAAATAA
- a CDS encoding leucine-rich repeat protein has protein sequence MMTAVCMLPLLCISPLTAEETDELRTLQKEAEKGLAESQNKLAGLYYEGKGLTKNYETAAYWYRKAAKQGHILAQNNLADMFVEGKGVEQSYKQAVYWYKKSAEQGHAWAQNNLGFMYKEGLGVEQNYKQAVYWYSKAAEQGLSEAQNNLGFMYKTGRGIEQSYESAVYWYRKAAEQELAEAQFNLGNMYFDGLSLAKNHEQAAEWYFKAAEQGLAKAQNKLGWMYHNGIGVEQNDEKAVYWHRKAAEQGDAEGQFSLGWLYYQGIGVKKDYKKASEWFGKAADQGLTEAQAKLKELEEQLQKNTKPLLIIDKDGTLTGLTDKTKLQGKLILPAEVKKIGENAFYDCKGLTEIDFSACTNLVDIGRWAFFGCTGLTEVRLPASLTKIGYWAFDECTGLTEVRLPARLTEIGKGAFAACRNLHRLVVAPENTSYYSKDNVIYTKNMKKLICAAGGITQISIPDTVAQIEGWAFDGCTGLTEVRLPASLTEIGEWAFSGCTGLIKLDISACKNLTEIGEQAFYGCKNLEEIKKLLKDSTGTP, from the coding sequence ATGATGACAGCTGTATGTATGCTGCCGCTGTTATGTATAAGCCCGCTTACTGCAGAGGAAACTGATGAACTACGGACACTGCAGAAAGAGGCTGAAAAAGGACTTGCCGAATCACAAAACAAGCTAGCCGGTTTATATTATGAGGGTAAGGGCCTAACGAAAAATTACGAAACAGCGGCATACTGGTATCGTAAAGCCGCCAAACAAGGTCATATATTAGCTCAGAACAATCTTGCAGATATGTTTGTAGAAGGAAAAGGTGTAGAGCAAAGTTATAAGCAAGCCGTTTACTGGTACAAAAAATCAGCCGAACAGGGACATGCCTGGGCACAAAACAACCTTGGCTTTATGTATAAGGAAGGATTGGGTGTAGAGCAAAATTATAAACAAGCCGTTTACTGGTATAGTAAAGCAGCGGAACAGGGGCTTTCTGAGGCTCAGAATAATCTTGGTTTTATGTATAAAACAGGACGGGGGATAGAGCAAAGCTATGAGTCAGCTGTTTACTGGTATCGTAAGGCCGCTGAACAGGAACTTGCCGAAGCACAGTTTAACCTTGGAAATATGTACTTTGATGGTTTAAGCCTTGCAAAAAATCATGAACAGGCCGCAGAATGGTATTTCAAAGCAGCGGAACAAGGGCTGGCTAAGGCTCAGAATAAGCTCGGCTGGATGTACCACAATGGGATTGGAGTTGAGCAAAATGATGAAAAAGCCGTCTACTGGCATCGAAAAGCAGCGGAACAGGGAGATGCCGAAGGCCAGTTTAGTCTCGGCTGGCTGTATTATCAGGGAATAGGAGTAAAAAAGGATTATAAAAAAGCTTCCGAATGGTTTGGTAAAGCTGCGGATCAGGGGCTGACTGAGGCACAAGCAAAGCTTAAGGAATTAGAAGAACAGTTACAGAAAAACACAAAGCCCTTACTAATCATTGATAAAGACGGCACGCTCACCGGACTTACCGATAAAACAAAACTGCAAGGAAAACTTATACTTCCTGCAGAGGTTAAAAAAATAGGTGAGAATGCTTTTTACGACTGTAAGGGGTTAACTGAAATCGACTTTTCTGCCTGTACAAATCTTGTCGACATAGGCAGATGGGCTTTTTTTGGCTGTACCGGCTTAACTGAAGTCCGCTTACCTGCAAGTCTTACCAAAATCGGTTACTGGGCTTTTGACGAGTGTACAGGTTTAACTGAAGTCCGTTTACCTGCAAGGCTTACCGAAATCGGTAAAGGAGCTTTTGCAGCCTGCAGAAATTTACATAGGCTGGTAGTCGCCCCGGAAAACACAAGCTATTACAGTAAGGATAATGTGATATACACAAAGAATATGAAAAAACTTATATGTGCAGCCGGAGGTATTACACAAATTTCCATACCTGATACTGTTGCCCAAATCGAGGGATGGGCTTTTGACGGTTGTACCGGCTTAACTGAAGTCCGTCTGCCTGCTAGTCTTACCGAAATCGGTGAATGGGCTTTTTCAGGCTGTACCGGTTTAATAAAGTTGGATATTTCCGCTTGTAAAAATCTTACCGAAATCGGTGAGCAGGCTTTCTATGGATGTAAAAACTTAGAAGAGATTAAAAAACTGCTCAAAGACAGTACCGGGACTCCCTAG
- a CDS encoding lyase family protein: METRSIFKNISPIDHRYSLPQGGLYDELSVFLSEEAGIVYCAMAEMALVKAHLKISEEKKDSLLPKLSSELEKTLDDIALNIDPSEVYEEEHKTQHNIRALVNVLKKKVPENTAPLVHLGATSADILDTAFSMRIRDAVIKVIIPLLKKTELLLCDITEREAETPQVGRTHGQHAVPITFGYAVSEYVARLGKSILKMEELVKDLRGKFAGAVGAYNAASLIVSEPMRFEKIYLDYLGLKPSEYSHQLVEPEYMLRLLLEANIAFGIIANLADDLRNLQRTEIGEVFEYFSATQVGSSTMPQKRNPWNSEHVKSLWKTFSPRVMSFYMDQISEHQRDLSNSASQRFIADYLTGLALAFNRMNSILKGLQADRENMLKNLLQGGGKVRGGVMAEPAYILLAECGVSDAHEVIRKITLAAENQKISFYEALKAEEKVFALVTERLKELNFDKPEEFFANPERYRGLANVKAKALAEKYKALM; the protein is encoded by the coding sequence ATGGAAACAAGAAGTATTTTTAAAAATATATCGCCGATAGATCATCGTTATTCCCTTCCGCAAGGAGGTCTTTATGATGAACTGTCGGTTTTTTTATCGGAAGAAGCGGGCATCGTTTATTGTGCCATGGCCGAAATGGCCCTTGTAAAGGCTCATCTTAAAATCTCAGAAGAAAAAAAAGACTCTTTACTTCCCAAACTGAGCAGCGAGCTTGAAAAAACATTGGATGATATTGCATTAAATATCGATCCTTCCGAAGTTTATGAAGAAGAACATAAGACCCAGCACAATATAAGGGCCTTGGTAAATGTATTAAAGAAAAAAGTCCCCGAAAATACAGCTCCCTTGGTTCACCTTGGGGCTACCAGTGCCGACATTCTCGACACGGCCTTTTCTATGAGGATAAGGGATGCTGTCATAAAGGTAATAATTCCTCTTTTAAAGAAAACCGAGCTTTTGCTTTGCGATATAACTGAAAGAGAGGCTGAAACGCCTCAGGTCGGGCGTACTCACGGTCAGCATGCGGTTCCGATTACCTTCGGCTATGCCGTTTCCGAATATGTAGCCCGTCTGGGTAAGTCGATTTTAAAAATGGAAGAGCTTGTAAAAGATTTACGCGGAAAATTTGCCGGAGCCGTAGGGGCTTATAATGCAGCTTCTTTAATAGTTTCCGAGCCTATGAGGTTTGAAAAAATCTATCTTGATTATCTCGGCTTAAAGCCTTCCGAATATTCTCATCAGCTTGTGGAGCCCGAATACATGCTCCGCCTCCTTCTTGAAGCCAATATTGCCTTCGGCATAATTGCAAACCTTGCAGACGATTTACGCAATTTGCAAAGAACCGAGATAGGGGAGGTTTTTGAATATTTTAGTGCAACACAGGTAGGCTCTTCCACCATGCCTCAAAAGCGTAACCCATGGAACTCCGAGCATGTAAAAAGCTTGTGGAAGACCTTTTCTCCACGCGTGATGAGTTTTTATATGGACCAAATCTCGGAGCACCAAAGAGATTTATCCAACTCTGCAAGTCAGAGGTTTATAGCCGATTATCTGACAGGCCTTGCCTTGGCCTTTAACCGCATGAATTCAATCTTAAAGGGCTTGCAGGCCGATAGGGAAAACATGCTTAAAAACCTCTTACAGGGAGGTGGAAAGGTTAGGGGAGGCGTTATGGCTGAGCCTGCTTATATTCTTTTGGCGGAATGCGGTGTTTCCGATGCCCATGAGGTAATACGCAAGATTACCCTTGCTGCCGAAAATCAAAAGATAAGTTTTTATGAAGCCTTAAAAGCCGAAGAAAAGGTCTTTGCCCTTGTTACGGAAAGATTAAAAGAGCTTAACTTTGATAAGCCCGAAGAATTTTTTGCAAACCCCGAACGCTACCGAGGTCTTGCAAACGTAAAAGCAAAAGCTTTAGCCGAAAAGTATAAGGCCTTAATGTAA